A portion of the Pirellulales bacterium genome contains these proteins:
- the bioB gene encoding biotin synthase BioB, whose product MLLIDHENTAATHWHRLAEQALAGHRLTRDEALSVLDAPDEALPDLLAASYRVRRHYFGNTVQLYFLMNAKSGLCPEDCSYCSQSKVSQAEIPRYNILNREKLLDGARLAAERQSKTYCIVISARGPNEREMDAVASIVPEIKRRYGMEICACLGLLTPEQAVRLKDCGVDKVNHNLNTSEGFYGDICSTHTFQDRIGTLRAVRAAGMQLCSGGIVGMGEGPGDVVDMAFVLRDLAVESIPVNFLNPIEGTPLAGAKQLDPRYCLKVLCMFRLANPGSEIRIAGGREMHLRSLQPLGLYPANSIFVGDYLTTKGQPPEDDYRMIEDLGFVVTRNEEGEIANCKLQIAN is encoded by the coding sequence ATGCTGTTAATTGATCACGAAAACACAGCGGCCACGCACTGGCATCGCCTGGCCGAGCAGGCGCTGGCCGGGCACCGCTTGACCCGCGACGAAGCGCTGTCGGTGCTCGATGCGCCCGACGAAGCGTTGCCCGACCTGTTGGCCGCGAGCTATCGGGTGCGGCGGCACTATTTCGGCAACACCGTGCAGCTCTATTTTTTGATGAACGCCAAGAGCGGCCTTTGTCCGGAAGATTGTTCGTATTGCTCGCAGTCGAAAGTCTCGCAGGCCGAAATCCCGCGGTACAACATTCTCAACCGCGAAAAACTGCTCGACGGCGCCCGCCTGGCGGCCGAGCGGCAGTCGAAGACGTATTGCATCGTGATCTCGGCCCGCGGGCCGAACGAGCGCGAGATGGACGCGGTGGCGTCGATCGTGCCCGAAATCAAGCGGCGTTACGGCATGGAAATCTGCGCTTGCCTCGGCCTGCTCACGCCCGAACAAGCCGTGCGGCTGAAGGACTGTGGCGTCGACAAGGTAAACCACAATCTCAACACCAGCGAAGGTTTTTACGGCGACATCTGCTCGACGCACACTTTTCAGGACCGCATCGGCACTTTGCGGGCGGTGCGCGCGGCCGGCATGCAGCTTTGCTCAGGCGGCATCGTGGGTATGGGCGAAGGGCCGGGCGACGTGGTCGACATGGCCTTTGTCCTGCGCGATCTGGCGGTCGAGTCGATCCCCGTGAACTTTTTGAATCCGATCGAGGGAACGCCGCTGGCCGGTGCGAAGCAGCTCGATCCGCGTTACTGCCTGAAAGTGCTCTGCATGTTCCGGCTGGCAAATCCGGGGAGCGAAATCCGCATCGCCGGCGGACGCGAAATGCATCTTCGCAGCCTGCAGCCGCTGGGGCTCTATCCCGCCAACTCGATCTTCGTGGGCGACTACTTGACGACGAAAGGCCAGCCGCCGGAGGACGATTATCGGATGATCGAGGATCTGGGGTTTGTGGTGACGCGGAATGAGGAGGGGGAAATTGCAAATTGCAAATTGCAAATTGCAAATTGA
- a CDS encoding DUF1559 domain-containing protein: MSQKRHAFTLVELLVVVAIIGILVALLLPAVQAARESSRRSSCVNNLKQIGIGLHHYHDAFQKFPPCYVVSPLSNTPMGPADPNTGDTGPGWGFLSLLLPYVEQAPLAQALNYNLTCWSPANALPVKTVLPQYICPSAVNMGSPPIYNVIDASGNTLATFARANYVGVAGRFSPWQQYFDPGLDLSTVNVGGFSVDGVLYRNSHTRIADILDGTSNTLMVSEKTPYHSDSTWVGVVPGGVTNPTPLFAVVGPDPSSSQVNVHTGPTPGEVPPIIKPPSQPLANTDEVWSNHPNGANALFSDGSVRFVVDTIDNLTWSYWGTRAAGDSPRFGL, encoded by the coding sequence ATGTCTCAAAAACGCCATGCGTTTACCTTGGTCGAGCTGCTGGTTGTGGTTGCCATCATCGGCATCTTGGTGGCGCTGCTTTTGCCCGCCGTTCAGGCCGCGCGCGAATCGTCGCGCCGCAGCTCGTGCGTCAACAATCTGAAACAGATCGGCATCGGACTGCACCACTATCACGACGCCTTCCAGAAGTTTCCTCCCTGCTACGTGGTCTCTCCCCTCAGCAACACGCCGATGGGTCCGGCCGACCCGAACACGGGCGACACGGGTCCGGGCTGGGGCTTCTTGTCGTTGCTCCTGCCGTATGTGGAGCAAGCACCGCTGGCCCAAGCGCTGAACTATAATCTCACCTGTTGGTCGCCGGCCAATGCCCTTCCGGTCAAGACGGTCCTGCCGCAATACATCTGCCCGTCGGCGGTGAACATGGGCAGCCCGCCGATTTACAACGTGATCGACGCCTCGGGCAACACGCTGGCCACGTTCGCACGGGCAAACTACGTCGGCGTCGCCGGGCGGTTCTCGCCTTGGCAACAGTATTTTGATCCGGGGTTGGATCTGTCGACGGTCAATGTCGGTGGATTCTCGGTCGACGGCGTACTTTATCGCAACAGCCACACCCGCATCGCCGACATTCTCGACGGCACCAGCAACACGCTGATGGTCTCGGAAAAAACTCCCTATCACAGCGACTCGACGTGGGTCGGCGTGGTGCCTGGGGGCGTCACCAACCCGACGCCGCTATTCGCCGTCGTCGGGCCCGATCCCTCGTCTTCGCAGGTCAACGTACACACCGGCCCGACGCCGGGCGAGGTTCCGCCCATCATCAAGCCGCCCAGCCAACCTTTGGCGAACACCGACGAGGTCTGGTCGAACCATCCCAACGGAGCGAACGCACTTTTCTCCGACGGCAGCGTAAGGTTCGTCGTCGATACGATCGACAACCTGACGTGGTCCTACTGGGGCACACGCGCCGCGGGCGACAGTCCTCGGTTCGGCCTGTAG
- the eutB gene encoding ethanolamine ammonia-lyase subunit EutB, with the protein MNALSPLDEIVVPPPMPDEVYRTSFLGDEFAFHGLKRLLGAADVSKAGDRGAGLAARSEVEREAARSILSSLTLEHLYEHPLTDDRGQVDAVMRVNYDIDRPMFERIAPWTVGQLKDHLLQAPAADVQQIGFALTGVMAAAVAKLMDTHELVYAARKFQRPSRARTRLGLPGTLSSRLQPNHPSDDLRSITWLIYAGFSLGGGDALIGVNPAIDTVANVSAILRRIDQVRRDCGAPTQVCVLAHVKTQLACLDRGAPVEIMFQSLAGTEATLTSEFDVTVELLDHAWQTMRDRGPLAGQAENFMYFETGQGSEYTYGKHQGIDMTTTEALCHGLARRYRPFMVNNVTGFIGPETHVDNFEMIAANLQDHFMGKLLGLPMGMAPCYTLHSQITLDGQQMATQLVAAAGANYYMDVCLNTDRMLAYFDTSAHDSQTLRELHGRTTTPEFLAWAVERGIFQRTAGDIVRGPNWGNPRIFCRSEAEYQSLLRATPAVPGFAHAGPRPANDVSRQLRLHQAKAREAIHSELDLDLLRRLAPFQVLHSEAANKEQHLHDPGLGARLTPASAAELSRSDCDVQIVVSDGLSAEAVHANLEELLPVMLDGLESRQVALGGLFAVRYGRVKLAEAIAERTVARLTVLLIGERPGGDALAARSLSAYLLYQLSEAGERQAAARFSNHPGIRFEYTVVSNIYSGGLPAIEAGAMLVERACQILQHRAAGNRLETLIAGVGDENPHLSRRRKRSKSKPT; encoded by the coding sequence ATGAACGCGCTGAGCCCGCTCGATGAAATCGTCGTTCCGCCGCCGATGCCCGACGAGGTCTATCGCACGAGCTTCCTCGGCGACGAATTCGCGTTTCATGGCCTCAAGCGCCTCCTTGGCGCGGCCGATGTAAGCAAGGCGGGCGACCGAGGAGCCGGGCTCGCCGCGCGGTCCGAAGTCGAACGCGAAGCGGCCCGGTCAATTCTCTCGTCGCTCACGCTGGAACATCTCTACGAGCATCCGCTGACCGACGACCGCGGCCAGGTCGATGCGGTGATGCGCGTCAATTACGACATCGACCGCCCGATGTTCGAGCGCATCGCCCCTTGGACCGTCGGGCAGTTGAAAGACCACCTGCTGCAGGCCCCGGCCGCCGACGTGCAGCAGATCGGCTTCGCCCTGACTGGCGTAATGGCCGCCGCCGTCGCCAAGCTGATGGACACGCACGAGCTGGTTTATGCCGCGCGAAAGTTCCAACGGCCAAGCCGGGCACGCACGCGGCTCGGTCTGCCGGGCACGCTTTCCTCGCGCTTGCAGCCCAACCATCCCAGCGACGACCTGCGGAGCATCACCTGGCTGATCTACGCCGGCTTTTCGCTGGGCGGTGGCGACGCCTTGATCGGAGTCAATCCGGCCATCGACACGGTGGCCAATGTGTCGGCCATCCTGCGGCGAATCGACCAGGTCCGCCGCGATTGCGGCGCGCCCACGCAGGTGTGCGTGCTGGCCCACGTCAAGACGCAGCTCGCCTGCCTCGATCGAGGCGCTCCGGTCGAAATCATGTTTCAAAGCCTGGCCGGCACCGAGGCCACACTCACCAGCGAGTTCGACGTCACCGTCGAGTTATTAGACCACGCCTGGCAAACGATGCGCGATCGCGGCCCGCTGGCCGGGCAAGCCGAAAACTTCATGTACTTCGAGACCGGCCAGGGAAGCGAATACACCTACGGCAAACACCAGGGCATCGACATGACGACCACCGAGGCCCTGTGCCACGGCCTTGCCCGGCGGTATCGGCCGTTCATGGTCAACAACGTCACCGGCTTTATCGGCCCCGAGACGCACGTCGACAACTTCGAGATGATCGCCGCCAATTTGCAGGACCACTTCATGGGCAAACTGCTCGGGCTGCCGATGGGCATGGCGCCCTGCTACACGCTGCACTCGCAGATCACGCTCGACGGGCAGCAGATGGCCACGCAGCTTGTGGCCGCGGCCGGGGCCAATTACTACATGGACGTTTGCCTCAACACCGACCGCATGCTGGCCTACTTCGACACCAGCGCCCACGACAGCCAGACGCTGCGCGAGTTGCACGGCCGCACGACCACGCCGGAATTCTTAGCGTGGGCCGTCGAGCGCGGCATCTTCCAGCGCACGGCCGGCGACATCGTGCGCGGCCCGAACTGGGGCAATCCGCGCATTTTTTGCCGTAGCGAAGCCGAATATCAGTCGCTGCTGCGGGCCACGCCGGCGGTGCCCGGCTTCGCCCACGCCGGTCCGCGGCCCGCCAACGACGTCAGCCGGCAGCTTCGGCTGCACCAGGCCAAGGCGCGCGAGGCGATCCACAGCGAGCTCGATCTCGACCTGCTGCGCCGCCTGGCGCCTTTTCAGGTGCTCCACAGCGAGGCCGCGAACAAGGAACAGCACCTCCATGATCCGGGCCTGGGCGCACGGCTGACGCCGGCCAGCGCGGCGGAGTTGTCGCGCAGCGATTGCGACGTGCAGATTGTGGTCTCCGACGGCTTGAGCGCCGAAGCCGTACACGCCAATCTCGAGGAGTTGCTGCCGGTGATGCTGGATGGGTTGGAGAGCCGGCAAGTGGCGCTCGGCGGGCTGTTCGCCGTTCGTTATGGCCGCGTCAAGTTGGCCGAGGCGATTGCCGAGCGGACGGTGGCGCGGCTGACGGTGCTGCTTATCGGCGAGCGTCCCGGCGGTGATGCCTTGGCGGCCCGGAGCCTGTCGGCCTATCTGCTGTACCAGTTGAGCGAGGCCGGCGAGCGGCAAGCGGCGGCCCGCTTTAGTAACCACCCCGGCATCCGCTTCGAGTACACGGTGGTTTCCAACATATATTCGGGCGGCTTGCCCGCCATCGAGGCCGGCGCCATGCTGGTCGAGCGGGCCTGCCAGATACTGCAGCATCGTGCCGCCGGCAATCGGCTGGAAACGCTCATAGCCGGCGTTGGCGACGAAAACCCCCACCTTTCGAGAAGGAGAAAACGAAGCAAGTCCAAGCCTACCTGA
- a CDS encoding tetratricopeptide repeat protein — MPSIRQSDHRLAAGAAMAIASCLLSQPAAAQFGPSRVLYSGRRGTTVVLPPPGPGPLDPLSVAAYWGNWPNPVLARQPIGHQTIATGRNGYVYRPVYADDPTASSIAFDNSRESIGVPAAGGGPPVGPASSDALFDAALLLFKSGRYEAAIDRLNRMLDRQPGEGRALPLLVQTYFALSNYEAATEALAAALATAPEYEWGKFVRDYSKYFASPLRFAMHLRSLERFVELHPDRFEGHLLLAYQYGSLGKTDRAVAELALVKANVEADKLRRHFAAAGEAPAPAPDEELEDGPRPAPKPPPRQRRGREF; from the coding sequence ATGCCGTCGATTCGCCAATCCGATCATCGCCTGGCAGCCGGCGCCGCAATGGCGATCGCGTCTTGTTTGCTGAGCCAGCCTGCGGCGGCACAGTTTGGCCCGTCGCGCGTGCTCTATTCGGGCCGGCGCGGCACGACGGTGGTGCTGCCGCCGCCAGGACCGGGTCCGCTCGATCCGCTGTCGGTGGCGGCGTATTGGGGAAACTGGCCGAACCCCGTATTGGCCCGGCAACCGATCGGCCATCAGACGATCGCCACCGGCCGCAACGGCTACGTGTACCGGCCCGTCTATGCCGACGATCCGACCGCCTCGAGCATCGCCTTTGACAACTCGCGGGAGAGCATAGGCGTCCCTGCCGCCGGCGGGGGCCCCCCTGTCGGCCCGGCGTCGTCCGACGCGCTGTTCGACGCCGCATTGCTGCTCTTCAAGAGCGGTCGCTATGAGGCGGCCATCGACCGCCTGAACCGCATGCTCGATCGGCAGCCCGGCGAGGGCCGGGCGCTGCCGCTCTTGGTGCAGACCTATTTTGCTCTTTCGAACTACGAAGCCGCCACCGAGGCGCTGGCGGCGGCGTTGGCGACGGCGCCCGAATACGAATGGGGAAAATTCGTCCGCGACTATTCAAAATACTTTGCGTCGCCGCTGCGCTTTGCCATGCATCTGCGGAGTTTGGAGCGGTTCGTCGAGTTGCACCCCGATCGCTTCGAGGGCCACCTACTGTTGGCCTATCAATACGGCAGCCTCGGCAAGACCGACCGTGCGGTGGCGGAGCTGGCGCTGGTGAAGGCGAACGTCGAGGCCGACAAGTTGCGCCGGCATTTTGCCGCGGCCGGCGAAGCGCCCGCTCCCGCCCCGGACGAGGAGCTCGAAGACGGGCCCCGACCCGCTCCCAAACCTCCGCCCCGCCAGCGGCGCGGCCGCGAGTTTTAG
- a CDS encoding FAD-dependent oxidoreductase, which produces MPIRLSNLRLGIDEPEAALADRLATTLDVAPNDIRRWRILRKSLDTRDKHDLKFVYTAEVALAGDEPGLVARASRRARHVSVELYDEPRFEMPAPGERRLDQRPVVVGSGPAGLAAAYFLAEQGYRPLVVERGRAVRERIGDVQAFDAGGPHNPESNYLFGEGGAGTFSDGKLTCRASGPDVRRVLELFAECKGKPSILYDYRPHLGSNRLPAVVKAFRRKIAAMGGEYRFDCRVEDIDVADGRVRGLMTSSGYLAAAVVILAIGHSARDTYQMLFDRGVPMVPKPFQLGVRIEQPQDQVNRAQYGPTRLEEKLGAADYALVARGRTNLFSFCMCAGGQIIPSVSEPGHFCTNGMSLSRRASPFANSGLMVTLEPAAFGGDHPLAGMMLQRRYESRAYSLSGEAYLCPIQTAGDFLNRRRTDRPPECSYPRGAVSADIRELVPPQVVAALEEGLPMLDRRWRGKFLDHAVLVAPEARGSSPVRFLRDATLESTGLAGLYPIGEGAGYAGGIVSAALDGLRAAKAIINRYAPLEGTAHAFAEGDQAS; this is translated from the coding sequence ATGCCCATCCGCCTCTCCAACCTCCGTCTCGGTATCGACGAGCCAGAAGCCGCTTTGGCCGACCGGCTGGCCACGACGCTCGATGTGGCCCCCAACGACATCCGGCGGTGGCGGATCTTGCGCAAGAGCCTCGACACCCGCGACAAACACGACCTCAAGTTCGTTTATACGGCCGAAGTCGCTCTGGCCGGCGATGAACCGGGCCTGGTGGCACGGGCGTCGCGCCGTGCCCGACACGTTAGCGTCGAGCTTTACGACGAGCCGAGGTTCGAAATGCCGGCGCCGGGCGAACGGCGGCTCGACCAGCGGCCGGTGGTCGTCGGTTCGGGGCCGGCCGGGCTGGCGGCGGCCTATTTCTTGGCCGAGCAGGGCTATCGGCCGCTGGTCGTCGAGCGCGGCCGGGCCGTGCGAGAACGCATCGGCGACGTGCAGGCCTTCGACGCGGGCGGGCCGCACAATCCCGAAAGCAACTACCTGTTCGGCGAAGGCGGCGCCGGCACGTTCAGCGACGGCAAGCTCACCTGCCGCGCGTCCGGCCCCGACGTCCGCCGCGTGCTGGAACTGTTTGCCGAGTGCAAGGGAAAGCCCTCGATTCTCTACGATTATCGGCCGCATCTGGGGAGCAACCGCCTGCCGGCCGTCGTCAAAGCCTTCCGGCGAAAGATCGCGGCCATGGGCGGCGAATACCGCTTCGATTGCCGCGTGGAAGACATCGACGTGGCCGATGGCCGCGTCCGTGGGCTGATGACCTCGTCGGGCTACCTCGCCGCCGCGGTCGTCATTCTGGCCATCGGCCATAGTGCCCGTGACACCTATCAGATGCTCTTCGACCGCGGCGTGCCGATGGTCCCCAAGCCGTTTCAGCTCGGCGTGCGGATCGAGCAGCCGCAGGATCAGGTGAACCGGGCACAATATGGGCCCACGCGGCTGGAAGAAAAGCTGGGGGCGGCCGATTACGCTCTCGTCGCGCGTGGCCGGACGAATCTTTTCAGCTTCTGCATGTGCGCGGGCGGGCAGATCATTCCCAGCGTCTCGGAGCCGGGCCATTTTTGCACCAACGGCATGAGCCTGTCGCGGCGGGCCAGTCCCTTCGCCAACAGCGGCCTGATGGTCACGCTGGAGCCGGCAGCGTTCGGCGGCGACCATCCGCTGGCCGGCATGATGTTGCAGCGGCGCTACGAGAGCCGGGCCTACTCGTTAAGCGGCGAGGCCTATCTTTGCCCGATTCAAACGGCCGGCGATTTTCTCAACCGGCGGCGCACGGACCGGCCGCCGGAGTGCAGTTATCCGCGCGGCGCGGTATCGGCGGATATCCGCGAGTTGGTGCCGCCGCAGGTGGTGGCCGCGCTGGAAGAGGGTCTGCCGATGCTCGACCGGCGATGGCGCGGCAAGTTCCTCGACCACGCGGTGCTGGTGGCCCCGGAAGCGCGCGGCAGCTCGCCGGTGCGTTTTCTGCGCGACGCCACGCTGGAGAGCACGGGCCTGGCGGGCCTTTATCCCATCGGTGAGGGCGCGGGCTACGCCGGCGGCATCGTCAGCGCCGCGCTCGACGGCCTGCGCGCCGCCAAGGCAATCATCAATCGCTACGCGCCGTTGGAAGGAACCGCGCACGCATTCGCTGAAGGAGATCAGGCTTCTTGA